The following coding sequences are from one Deltaproteobacteria bacterium HGW-Deltaproteobacteria-4 window:
- a CDS encoding tautomerase — translation MPYVNIKITREGATTEQKAALIKGATQLLVDVLGKNPATTVVVIDEVDTDNWGIGGESVTVRRQAMR, via the coding sequence ATGCCCTACGTCAATATCAAGATCACCCGCGAAGGTGCAACCACAGAACAGAAAGCCGCCCTGATTAAAGGGGCGACCCAACTCCTGGTCGATGTGCTCGGAAAGAATCCGGCGACAACGGTTGTGGTGATCGATGAGGTCGATACCGACAACTGGGGGATCGGCGGCGAGTCCGTCACTGTACGCCGCCAGGCGATGAGATAG
- a CDS encoding glycosyl transferase — MSVEILSGRILAPYFGGSIHVWGAIITIFMLALAIGYLIGGRLSVNQPSIQKLSFILLAAAVLTTPIVLLDPYALDAIFSVVQDPRYGSLASATTLFFLPTVITGIISPYAVRLLVNECRFSGRYAGLLYFVSTLGSATGALMTAFYLVLYLETNQIVWILISISMMLGLFSLLFTRSCVQN, encoded by the coding sequence ATGTCCGTTGAAATATTAAGCGGGCGAATTCTTGCTCCATACTTTGGCGGCAGTATCCATGTTTGGGGCGCTATAATCACAATTTTCATGCTGGCTCTGGCAATCGGTTATCTGATAGGTGGGCGTCTATCCGTAAACCAGCCATCAATACAAAAACTTTCATTTATTTTGCTGGCAGCTGCTGTGTTGACGACACCAATTGTTCTGTTGGATCCCTATGCGTTAGATGCAATATTTTCCGTTGTTCAGGACCCGAGATACGGTTCTCTGGCCTCAGCGACAACCCTCTTTTTTTTGCCGACAGTTATCACGGGAATAATCTCTCCCTATGCTGTTCGCCTGCTGGTCAATGAGTGCAGATTCAGCGGCCGCTATGCGGGCCTTTTGTATTTTGTTTCAACATTGGGAAGTGCGACTGGAGCGCTCATGACCGCTTTTTATCTCGTGCTCTATCTTGAGACAAATCAGATAGTATGGATTTTAATTAGCATATCCATGATGCTGGGATTGTTCTCACTGTTGTTTACTCGCTCGTGTGTTCAAAATTGA
- a CDS encoding spermidine synthase — MNVIRFCMIIITSLWVIFCGTTVNATAKIIHIERSIYRNIIVSDSFGTRCLRFSRQNNIEQSCISLNDPASFLFDCNKMMMGALYLRPNPRKILIVGLGGGTLPTALMRILPESEIHVVELDPAMVRVAKKYFNFQPTAKVLVAEEDGRVFVKRAIKNGAKYDLIMLDAFDDKYVPGHMLTQQFLQEVKSILMPDGVLAANTFSHFNDRYDNESVTYESVYGDFYNLKKLFQNVRIIIAKQSDLPSLWEVKENSKILEEKLRPLGIQPSWLLPFFTTDQDWDKEARVLTDQFLPKGISF; from the coding sequence ATGAATGTGATTAGATTTTGTATGATTATTATTACATCCCTCTGGGTGATTTTCTGTGGAACAACAGTCAATGCAACAGCTAAAATTATTCACATTGAGCGATCCATATATCGCAATATCATTGTTTCCGATAGCTTTGGTACGAGGTGTTTGCGGTTCAGCAGGCAGAATAACATTGAGCAATCATGCATATCTCTTAATGACCCTGCTTCTTTCCTGTTCGATTGTAACAAGATGATGATGGGTGCGTTGTATCTCCGCCCGAATCCCCGAAAAATATTGATTGTCGGCCTCGGAGGAGGCACTTTGCCGACAGCACTCATGAGGATATTGCCTGAATCGGAGATACATGTTGTTGAACTGGATCCGGCGATGGTGCGTGTTGCCAAAAAATACTTCAATTTTCAGCCCACTGCAAAGGTTCTGGTTGCGGAAGAAGATGGCCGGGTATTTGTGAAACGTGCAATCAAAAATGGAGCTAAATATGATTTAATCATGTTGGACGCATTTGATGATAAATACGTTCCGGGACACATGCTGACTCAGCAATTCCTGCAAGAAGTAAAAAGTATTCTGATGCCGGATGGAGTCCTTGCCGCAAATACCTTTTCTCATTTTAACGATCGCTACGATAACGAATCGGTAACATACGAGTCAGTCTATGGTGATTTTTACAATTTAAAGAAGCTCTTTCAAAATGTTAGAATTATAATCGCCAAGCAGAGTGACCTTCCTTCCCTTTGGGAAGTAAAAGAAAATTCCAAAATTCTTGAAGAAAAGTTGCGGCCCCTGGGAATCCAGCCATCATGGCTGCTGCCATTTTTTACTACGGATCAAGATTGGGATAAGGAAGCACGTGTCCTGACAGACCAGTTTTTGCCGAAAGGTATTTCGTTCTGA